One Paroedura picta isolate Pp20150507F chromosome 16, Ppicta_v3.0, whole genome shotgun sequence genomic region harbors:
- the RAMP2 gene encoding receptor activity-modifying protein 2 isoform X3, giving the protein MTPRGRPFQRLLLLLAGASVLDAQAGTTVPPHNASYILEEKLNASLLELELVYKLMRKTPKAYPVFQEAMYQLEAKECWDRFAHQMASVGAVHLCEWRIVSRPYASLTACLEEGAEKLQYGYPNALAESYIVGSHRRYFLNCTLERPLLLDPPENVLLTLILAPICLIPVLVTLVVLKSKDGETQQLPSLALPLPSAGQGATHAFKTHRWAPSLLLLVPLSGGKVTHHLVTA; this is encoded by the exons ATGACTCCCCGGGGCCGGCCCTTCCAACGGCTCCTGCTGCTCCTTGCAG GAGCTTCAGTGCTGGATGCTCAAGCGGGGACGACAGTCCCCCCACACAATGCCAGCTACATTCTGGAAGAAAAGCTAAATGCCAGCCTTCTGGAGCTCGAACTGGTGTATAAACTCATGAGGAAGACCCCCAAGGCCTATCCTGTGTTTCAAG AGGCCATGTATCAGTTGGAAGCCAAGGAGTGCTGGGACAGGTTTGCTCACCAGATGGCCAGTGTCGGCGCAGTGCACCTGTGTGAGTGGCGTATCGTCAGCAG GCCCTACGCCAGCCTGACCGCGTGCCTGGAAGAAGGGGCAGAGAAGCTGCAGTACGGCTACCCCAACGCCCTGGCCGAGAGTTACATCGTCGGGAGCCACCGTCGGTACTTCCTCAACTGCACTCTGGAGCGCCCACTCCTTCTGGACCCTCCGGAGAACGTCCTGCTGACCCtgatcctggcccccatctgccTCATCCCTGTGCTGGTCACCCTGGTCGTCCTGAAGAGCAAAGACGGCGAGACGCAG CAGCTTCCCAGCCTGGCTCTGCCACTGCCATCTGCTGGACAAGGAGCCACCCACGCCTTCAAGACCCATAGGTGGGCaccctccctcctgctgctggTGCCTCTTTCAGGGGGAAAGGTAACCCACCATCTGGTAACTGCTTAA
- the LOC143826841 gene encoding receptor activity-modifying protein 1-like isoform X2: MGAMGAGGAPRGRACGLPPSTMGALLLCALLLLLLLGLGPGGGSTWLTDGDPEASDAYSDEEELYAEEEESLPVDCGSGYQDRLAVLCWPTFHATLTATAKESRCLWETIGRAYSELTVCAGLLAESLGCPTAGPALDAFFVSIHTEYFASCLLPLEATEHHLPTGTVVLLAALPVCLVPVSVALTLHRA, from the exons ATGGGGGCCATGGGGGCGGGTGGGGCGCCTCGGGGCAGAGCCTGCGGGCTGCCGCCGAGCACGATGGGCGCCCTGCTCCTCtgcgccctgctgctgctgctgctgctcggcCTTGGCCCCGGAG GAGGATCCACATGGCTGACCGATGGAGACCCTGAAG CTTCGGACGCCTATTCAGATGAAGAAG AGCTCtatgcggaggaggaggagagtctgCCGGTCGACTGCGGAAGCGGCTACCAGGACCGTTTAGCCGTGCTCTGCTGGCCCACGTTCCACGCCACCCTCACGGCGACGGCCAAGGAGAGCCGGTGCCTCTGGGAGACCATTGGCAG GGCGTACAGCGAGCTCACCGTCTGTGCCGGGCTGCTGGCCGAAAGCCTGGGCTGCCCGACGGCCGGCCCCGCCCTGGACGCCTTCTTTGTGAGCATCCACACCGAGTACTTTGCCAGCTGCCTGCTGCCCCTCGAGGCCACGGAACATCATCTGCCCACAGGAACGGTCGTCCTCTTGGCTGCCCTGCCCGTCTGCCTGGTGCCTGTCTCTGTCGCCCTCACCCTTCACAGGGCATGA
- the LOC143826841 gene encoding receptor activity-modifying protein 1-like isoform X4, whose translation MGALLLCALLLLLLLGLGPGASDAYSDEEELYAEEEESLPVDCGSGYQDRLAVLCWPTFHATLTATAKESRCLWETIGRAYSELTVCAGLLAESLGCPTAGPALDAFFVSIHTEYFASCLLPLEATEHHLPTGTVVLLAALPVCLVPVSVALTLHRA comes from the exons ATGGGCGCCCTGCTCCTCtgcgccctgctgctgctgctgctgctcggcCTTGGCCCCGGAG CTTCGGACGCCTATTCAGATGAAGAAG AGCTCtatgcggaggaggaggagagtctgCCGGTCGACTGCGGAAGCGGCTACCAGGACCGTTTAGCCGTGCTCTGCTGGCCCACGTTCCACGCCACCCTCACGGCGACGGCCAAGGAGAGCCGGTGCCTCTGGGAGACCATTGGCAG GGCGTACAGCGAGCTCACCGTCTGTGCCGGGCTGCTGGCCGAAAGCCTGGGCTGCCCGACGGCCGGCCCCGCCCTGGACGCCTTCTTTGTGAGCATCCACACCGAGTACTTTGCCAGCTGCCTGCTGCCCCTCGAGGCCACGGAACATCATCTGCCCACAGGAACGGTCGTCCTCTTGGCTGCCCTGCCCGTCTGCCTGGTGCCTGTCTCTGTCGCCCTCACCCTTCACAGGGCATGA
- the RAMP2 gene encoding receptor activity-modifying protein 2 isoform X2, which translates to MTRTWEGAAVWLQERLGQSPVLPGSLPKRVQNGSMTLPPPPGLRGAHRGPGWESGWLDRRLSTSRVPGGSGTGTPAHGLGVSPEHKSLLPSPSGGAWVTGQRVLPTPAAVWETGRTAGLGRGRDGGARRAKGAVRAFSGPLAHPLPPSWGQLPQPLRAVLFLFFMLDYLPKVLPPGLCCPPNKMPLNRPGVCRPPKTLGTQMWGGESPGKTPPHTHTHSQALDRTKRAALLGFRTSPLAAWCEALAQAPAQRHPPDRRRRAGVRDTPGLAATISCLSWEGFGPGGWAGAPTASVQLRWRKGVASCYSHSSPKLDRREQAAELARGDGRMTPRGRPFQRLLLLLAGASVLDAQAGTTVPPHNASYILEEKLNASLLELELVYKLMRKTPKAYPVFQEAMYQLEAKECWDRFAHQMASVGAVHLCEWRIVSRPYASLTACLEEGAEKLQYGYPNALAESYIVGSHRRYFLNCTLERPLLLDPPENVLLTLILAPICLIPVLVTLVVLKSKDGETQLPSLALPLPSAGQGATHAFKTHRWAPSLLLLVPLSGGKVTHHLVTA; encoded by the exons ATGACACGCACGTGGGAGGGAGCCGCCGTCTGGCTGCAAGAGAGGCTTGGGCAGAGCCCCGTGCTGCCTGGCTCCCTCCCCAAGCGTGTCCAGAACGGCTCCATGACTCTTCCGCCGCCGCCCGGATTGCGTGGAGCTCACAGAGGCCCCGGCTGGGAAAGTGGCTGGCTGGACCGGAGGCTGAGCACCAGCAGGGTGCCAGGGGGGAGTGGGACCGGAACCCCCGCCCACGGCCTTGGTGTGTCCCCTGAGCACaagtccctcctccccagccccagTGGTGGGGCCTGGGTCACTGGGCAGAGAGTCCTGCCTACGCCGGCTGCAGTCTGGGAAACGGGCAGGACAGCAGGCCTTGGGCGGGGAAGGGACGGGGGCGCGAGAAGGGCCAAGGGTGCCGTCAGAGCGTTCTCCGGACCCTTAGCCCACCCTCTTCCTCCGAGCTGGGGCCAACTCCCGCAACCACTCAGAgctgtgctgtttttattttttatgttagATTACCTGCCAAAGGTGCTTCCTCCAGGCCTGTGCTGCCCTCCAAACAAGATGCCCTTAAATCGCCCCGGGGTCTGCAGACCCCCGAAGACCTTAGGCACtcaaatgtgggggggggaatcacctggaaagacccccccccacacacacacacacagtcaggcCTTGGACAGGACCAAAAGAGCTGCCCTTCTGGGCTTCCGAACTTCCCCTCTGGCTGCTTGGTGTGAAGCTCTGGCCCAGGCCCCTGCTCAGCGGCATCCCCCAGACAGGCGGAGGAGGGCAGGGGTCAGAGACACTCCCGGGCTGGCCGCCACCATCTCCTGCCTCTCCTGGGAAGGATTTGGCCCGGGCGGATGGGCGGGAGCGCCTACGGCCTCCGTG caGCTCCGCTGGAGGAAAGGAGTTGCTTCCTGTTATTCCCACTCCAGTCCCAAGCTGGACAGGAGGGAAcaggcagcagagctggccaggGGGGACGGCAGGATGACTCCCCGGGGCCGGCCCTTCCAACGGCTCCTGCTGCTCCTTGCAG GAGCTTCAGTGCTGGATGCTCAAGCGGGGACGACAGTCCCCCCACACAATGCCAGCTACATTCTGGAAGAAAAGCTAAATGCCAGCCTTCTGGAGCTCGAACTGGTGTATAAACTCATGAGGAAGACCCCCAAGGCCTATCCTGTGTTTCAAG AGGCCATGTATCAGTTGGAAGCCAAGGAGTGCTGGGACAGGTTTGCTCACCAGATGGCCAGTGTCGGCGCAGTGCACCTGTGTGAGTGGCGTATCGTCAGCAG GCCCTACGCCAGCCTGACCGCGTGCCTGGAAGAAGGGGCAGAGAAGCTGCAGTACGGCTACCCCAACGCCCTGGCCGAGAGTTACATCGTCGGGAGCCACCGTCGGTACTTCCTCAACTGCACTCTGGAGCGCCCACTCCTTCTGGACCCTCCGGAGAACGTCCTGCTGACCCtgatcctggcccccatctgccTCATCCCTGTGCTGGTCACCCTGGTCGTCCTGAAGAGCAAAGACGGCGAGACGCAG CTTCCCAGCCTGGCTCTGCCACTGCCATCTGCTGGACAAGGAGCCACCCACGCCTTCAAGACCCATAGGTGGGCaccctccctcctgctgctggTGCCTCTTTCAGGGGGAAAGGTAACCCACCATCTGGTAACTGCTTAA
- the LOC143826841 gene encoding receptor activity-modifying protein 1-like isoform X3 has protein sequence MLAGPEPPFSWGKENHPKMNWAGGSTWLTDGDPEGATSDAYSDEEELYAEEEESLPVDCGSGYQDRLAVLCWPTFHATLTATAKESRCLWETIGRAYSELTVCAGLLAESLGCPTAGPALDAFFVSIHTEYFASCLLPLEATEHHLPTGTVVLLAALPVCLVPVSVALTLHRA, from the exons ATGTTGGCGGGGCCGGAACCTCCATTTTCCTGGGGGAAAGAGAACCATCCCAAGATGAACTGGGCAG GAGGATCCACATGGCTGACCGATGGAGACCCTGAAGGTGCAA CTTCGGACGCCTATTCAGATGAAGAAG AGCTCtatgcggaggaggaggagagtctgCCGGTCGACTGCGGAAGCGGCTACCAGGACCGTTTAGCCGTGCTCTGCTGGCCCACGTTCCACGCCACCCTCACGGCGACGGCCAAGGAGAGCCGGTGCCTCTGGGAGACCATTGGCAG GGCGTACAGCGAGCTCACCGTCTGTGCCGGGCTGCTGGCCGAAAGCCTGGGCTGCCCGACGGCCGGCCCCGCCCTGGACGCCTTCTTTGTGAGCATCCACACCGAGTACTTTGCCAGCTGCCTGCTGCCCCTCGAGGCCACGGAACATCATCTGCCCACAGGAACGGTCGTCCTCTTGGCTGCCCTGCCCGTCTGCCTGGTGCCTGTCTCTGTCGCCCTCACCCTTCACAGGGCATGA
- the RAMP2 gene encoding receptor activity-modifying protein 2 isoform X1: MTRTWEGAAVWLQERLGQSPVLPGSLPKRVQNGSMTLPPPPGLRGAHRGPGWESGWLDRRLSTSRVPGGSGTGTPAHGLGVSPEHKSLLPSPSGGAWVTGQRVLPTPAAVWETGRTAGLGRGRDGGARRAKGAVRAFSGPLAHPLPPSWGQLPQPLRAVLFLFFMLDYLPKVLPPGLCCPPNKMPLNRPGVCRPPKTLGTQMWGGESPGKTPPHTHTHSQALDRTKRAALLGFRTSPLAAWCEALAQAPAQRHPPDRRRRAGVRDTPGLAATISCLSWEGFGPGGWAGAPTASVQLRWRKGVASCYSHSSPKLDRREQAAELARGDGRMTPRGRPFQRLLLLLAGASVLDAQAGTTVPPHNASYILEEKLNASLLELELVYKLMRKTPKAYPVFQEAMYQLEAKECWDRFAHQMASVGAVHLCEWRIVSRPYASLTACLEEGAEKLQYGYPNALAESYIVGSHRRYFLNCTLERPLLLDPPENVLLTLILAPICLIPVLVTLVVLKSKDGETQQLPSLALPLPSAGQGATHAFKTHRWAPSLLLLVPLSGGKVTHHLVTA, from the exons ATGACACGCACGTGGGAGGGAGCCGCCGTCTGGCTGCAAGAGAGGCTTGGGCAGAGCCCCGTGCTGCCTGGCTCCCTCCCCAAGCGTGTCCAGAACGGCTCCATGACTCTTCCGCCGCCGCCCGGATTGCGTGGAGCTCACAGAGGCCCCGGCTGGGAAAGTGGCTGGCTGGACCGGAGGCTGAGCACCAGCAGGGTGCCAGGGGGGAGTGGGACCGGAACCCCCGCCCACGGCCTTGGTGTGTCCCCTGAGCACaagtccctcctccccagccccagTGGTGGGGCCTGGGTCACTGGGCAGAGAGTCCTGCCTACGCCGGCTGCAGTCTGGGAAACGGGCAGGACAGCAGGCCTTGGGCGGGGAAGGGACGGGGGCGCGAGAAGGGCCAAGGGTGCCGTCAGAGCGTTCTCCGGACCCTTAGCCCACCCTCTTCCTCCGAGCTGGGGCCAACTCCCGCAACCACTCAGAgctgtgctgtttttattttttatgttagATTACCTGCCAAAGGTGCTTCCTCCAGGCCTGTGCTGCCCTCCAAACAAGATGCCCTTAAATCGCCCCGGGGTCTGCAGACCCCCGAAGACCTTAGGCACtcaaatgtgggggggggaatcacctggaaagacccccccccacacacacacacacagtcaggcCTTGGACAGGACCAAAAGAGCTGCCCTTCTGGGCTTCCGAACTTCCCCTCTGGCTGCTTGGTGTGAAGCTCTGGCCCAGGCCCCTGCTCAGCGGCATCCCCCAGACAGGCGGAGGAGGGCAGGGGTCAGAGACACTCCCGGGCTGGCCGCCACCATCTCCTGCCTCTCCTGGGAAGGATTTGGCCCGGGCGGATGGGCGGGAGCGCCTACGGCCTCCGTG caGCTCCGCTGGAGGAAAGGAGTTGCTTCCTGTTATTCCCACTCCAGTCCCAAGCTGGACAGGAGGGAAcaggcagcagagctggccaggGGGGACGGCAGGATGACTCCCCGGGGCCGGCCCTTCCAACGGCTCCTGCTGCTCCTTGCAG GAGCTTCAGTGCTGGATGCTCAAGCGGGGACGACAGTCCCCCCACACAATGCCAGCTACATTCTGGAAGAAAAGCTAAATGCCAGCCTTCTGGAGCTCGAACTGGTGTATAAACTCATGAGGAAGACCCCCAAGGCCTATCCTGTGTTTCAAG AGGCCATGTATCAGTTGGAAGCCAAGGAGTGCTGGGACAGGTTTGCTCACCAGATGGCCAGTGTCGGCGCAGTGCACCTGTGTGAGTGGCGTATCGTCAGCAG GCCCTACGCCAGCCTGACCGCGTGCCTGGAAGAAGGGGCAGAGAAGCTGCAGTACGGCTACCCCAACGCCCTGGCCGAGAGTTACATCGTCGGGAGCCACCGTCGGTACTTCCTCAACTGCACTCTGGAGCGCCCACTCCTTCTGGACCCTCCGGAGAACGTCCTGCTGACCCtgatcctggcccccatctgccTCATCCCTGTGCTGGTCACCCTGGTCGTCCTGAAGAGCAAAGACGGCGAGACGCAG CAGCTTCCCAGCCTGGCTCTGCCACTGCCATCTGCTGGACAAGGAGCCACCCACGCCTTCAAGACCCATAGGTGGGCaccctccctcctgctgctggTGCCTCTTTCAGGGGGAAAGGTAACCCACCATCTGGTAACTGCTTAA
- the LOC143826841 gene encoding receptor activity-modifying protein 1-like isoform X1, translating into MGAMGAGGAPRGRACGLPPSTMGALLLCALLLLLLLGLGPGGGSTWLTDGDPEGATSDAYSDEEELYAEEEESLPVDCGSGYQDRLAVLCWPTFHATLTATAKESRCLWETIGRAYSELTVCAGLLAESLGCPTAGPALDAFFVSIHTEYFASCLLPLEATEHHLPTGTVVLLAALPVCLVPVSVALTLHRA; encoded by the exons ATGGGGGCCATGGGGGCGGGTGGGGCGCCTCGGGGCAGAGCCTGCGGGCTGCCGCCGAGCACGATGGGCGCCCTGCTCCTCtgcgccctgctgctgctgctgctgctcggcCTTGGCCCCGGAG GAGGATCCACATGGCTGACCGATGGAGACCCTGAAGGTGCAA CTTCGGACGCCTATTCAGATGAAGAAG AGCTCtatgcggaggaggaggagagtctgCCGGTCGACTGCGGAAGCGGCTACCAGGACCGTTTAGCCGTGCTCTGCTGGCCCACGTTCCACGCCACCCTCACGGCGACGGCCAAGGAGAGCCGGTGCCTCTGGGAGACCATTGGCAG GGCGTACAGCGAGCTCACCGTCTGTGCCGGGCTGCTGGCCGAAAGCCTGGGCTGCCCGACGGCCGGCCCCGCCCTGGACGCCTTCTTTGTGAGCATCCACACCGAGTACTTTGCCAGCTGCCTGCTGCCCCTCGAGGCCACGGAACATCATCTGCCCACAGGAACGGTCGTCCTCTTGGCTGCCCTGCCCGTCTGCCTGGTGCCTGTCTCTGTCGCCCTCACCCTTCACAGGGCATGA